A region from the Salidesulfovibrio onnuriiensis genome encodes:
- the tsaE gene encoding tRNA (adenosine(37)-N6)-threonylcarbamoyltransferase complex ATPase subunit type 1 TsaE, producing MLKLRLKNAESTLELGKILAKSMAEASFRPAVLLQGDLGSGKTTLIRGLVEALPGAENAEVASPSFNIFNVYPTTPQVAHFDLYRLEGMEPDDALFDFLEDGATVTVIEWAQFLGREYWPQEALSLEWSPERNGRELTITTIGSKARALLESLTPFLSEYTTESDLT from the coding sequence ACGCCGAATCCACCCTCGAATTGGGGAAAATACTGGCAAAAAGCATGGCGGAAGCCTCATTTCGACCGGCTGTGCTCTTGCAGGGCGACCTCGGCTCCGGTAAGACCACTTTGATACGGGGGCTTGTGGAGGCCCTGCCCGGCGCGGAAAACGCGGAAGTGGCCAGCCCGAGCTTCAATATTTTCAACGTGTACCCCACAACCCCCCAAGTGGCCCATTTCGACCTCTACAGGCTGGAAGGAATGGAGCCGGACGACGCGCTTTTCGATTTTCTCGAAGACGGCGCAACCGTCACGGTCATCGAATGGGCCCAGTTTCTCGGCCGGGAATACTGGCCGCAGGAGGCGCTGAGCCTGGAATGGTCCCCGGAGCGTAACGGCCGGGAACTCACCATAACAACCATTGGGAGCAAGGCCCGGGCGCTGCTGGAGTCCCTGACGCCTTTTCTCTCGGAATATACAACGGAATCGGATCTGACATGA
- a CDS encoding aspartate kinase → MNIVVQKFGGTSVANLECQKQVMKKVLRPYREGKKVVVVLSAMAGETNRLLALAKEWSDNPDPAEVDSLVSTGEQVSCALFTMLLKQQGVRARSVLGFQAFIHTDCSYGKARIVNIDTDELKNMLEENDILVVAGFQGCDEQRRITTLGRGGSDTSAVAMAAALDAEVCEIYTDVPGVFTTDPNICNDAKKMDRISYDEMLEMASMGAKVLQIRSVEFAQKYNVDVHVRSTFTDEMGTLVTQEDIDMESVLVSGVAYDKDQARVTLVHVHDEPGISAAIFVPLAEKKVLVDMIVQNPSKNGRTDMTFTIPRADLEQTLKVLESLRYEIGYEELLYAENVSKVSIIGVGMRNHSGVASRAFKALSDENINILMISTSEIKVTCLIEDKYTELAVRTLHKAFELEEGGMKPESS, encoded by the coding sequence ATGAACATCGTCGTACAGAAATTTGGTGGAACTTCCGTTGCCAATCTGGAATGCCAGAAGCAAGTCATGAAAAAGGTCCTTCGCCCCTACCGCGAAGGGAAGAAGGTCGTGGTGGTGCTTTCCGCCATGGCCGGGGAAACCAACCGGCTCCTGGCGCTGGCCAAGGAATGGAGCGACAACCCGGACCCGGCCGAGGTGGATTCCCTGGTTTCCACCGGCGAACAGGTTTCCTGCGCCCTTTTCACCATGCTGCTCAAGCAACAGGGCGTGCGCGCGCGCTCGGTCCTGGGCTTCCAGGCCTTCATCCACACCGACTGCAGCTACGGCAAGGCCCGCATCGTGAATATCGACACCGACGAGCTCAAGAACATGCTTGAGGAAAACGACATCCTCGTGGTGGCGGGCTTCCAGGGCTGCGACGAGCAGCGCCGCATCACCACCCTGGGCCGTGGCGGCTCCGATACTTCCGCAGTGGCCATGGCCGCGGCCCTGGACGCCGAGGTCTGCGAAATTTATACCGATGTTCCCGGTGTCTTCACCACCGACCCCAACATCTGCAACGACGCCAAGAAAATGGACAGGATCTCCTACGACGAGATGCTGGAAATGGCCAGCATGGGCGCCAAAGTGTTGCAGATCAGGTCTGTCGAATTTGCTCAAAAATATAATGTCGACGTGCATGTGCGCTCCACTTTCACCGATGAAATGGGCACGCTCGTCACTCAGGAGGATATTGATATGGAATCCGTTCTCGTTTCCGGGGTCGCCTACGACAAGGATCAGGCCCGCGTCACCCTCGTCCACGTTCACGACGAGCCCGGCATTTCCGCCGCCATCTTCGTGCCCCTGGCCGAAAAGAAAGTCCTCGTGGACATGATCGTCCAGAACCCGAGCAAGAACGGCCGTACCGACATGACCTTCACCATCCCCAGGGCCGACCTTGAACAGACCCTCAAGGTGCTGGAAAGCCTACGATACGAAATAGGATACGAGGAGTTGCTATACGCTGAAAACGTCAGCAAAGTCTCGATTATCGGCGTCGGAATGAGAAATCATTCCGGCGTGGCATCAAGAGCTTTCAAAGCGCTGAGCGACGAGAACATCAACATTCTCATGATCAGCACCTCGGAGATCAAGGTTACCTGCCTCATAGAGGACAAATATACGGAACTCGCAGTCAGAACGCTGCACAAAGCCTTCGAACTTGAAGAAGGCGGGATGAAACCAGAGTCATCATGA
- the cimA gene encoding citramalate synthase, with product MKKVSIYDTTLRDGTQAEELNLTMEDKVRIAHKLDELGVHYIEGGWPGSNPTDHHFFQEIQKHSFQNSTITAFGSTYNPKASPETDRIFQSLLESKAEVLTIFGKTWDLHATLALGIEEQRNTQIIRESIAYLKPHVREVFFDAEHFFDGFKENPEFSLACLRAAHEAGADVLVLCDTNGGSLPRDISEIIRTIREKLPEAALGIHTHNDSELAVANALEAVRQGARHVQGTINGYGERCGNANLCSIIPCLELKMGLEAIGEQRMKSLVEASHFVSEIANLRPFLRQPFVGASAFAHKGGVHVSAVRKDARTYEHIKPEAVGNVQRILLSDLAGRSNLLTKAEQFGYPLDKGDPRVDQIMKELKLRESMGFEYSVAEASFELMFHEAITGKTINYFKFLNFFVADAKREEDAEPTSEATVMVEVEDQIEHTAATGMGPVNALDRALRKALERFYPNLADVRLLDFKVRVLSGAVRDTGGTASFVRVLIESGDQYNRWTTVGVSHNIIEASWQAVVDSINFKLLCDEKRKLTQ from the coding sequence ATGAAAAAAGTAAGCATATACGACACCACACTGAGAGACGGCACCCAGGCGGAAGAACTGAACCTGACCATGGAAGACAAGGTCAGGATAGCACACAAGCTCGACGAGCTGGGTGTCCACTACATCGAGGGAGGCTGGCCAGGCTCCAACCCCACGGACCACCACTTCTTCCAGGAAATCCAAAAACACTCCTTTCAGAATTCGACCATCACGGCCTTCGGGAGCACTTACAACCCGAAGGCCTCACCGGAAACAGACCGGATCTTCCAATCCCTGCTGGAATCCAAGGCCGAGGTCCTGACCATCTTCGGCAAGACCTGGGACCTGCACGCCACCCTGGCGCTGGGCATCGAGGAACAGCGCAACACGCAGATCATCCGCGAAAGCATCGCCTACCTCAAGCCACATGTCCGGGAAGTCTTCTTCGACGCCGAGCACTTTTTCGACGGATTCAAGGAAAACCCCGAATTTTCCCTGGCCTGCCTCCGGGCGGCCCACGAGGCCGGGGCGGACGTGCTGGTGCTCTGCGACACCAACGGCGGTTCGCTCCCCCGGGATATCTCGGAAATCATCCGGACCATCCGGGAAAAGCTGCCGGAGGCCGCCCTGGGCATCCATACCCACAACGACAGCGAGCTTGCCGTGGCCAACGCCCTGGAGGCGGTCCGCCAAGGCGCGCGTCACGTCCAGGGCACCATCAACGGCTACGGCGAACGGTGCGGCAACGCCAACCTCTGCTCCATCATCCCCTGCCTGGAACTCAAGATGGGTCTGGAAGCCATCGGGGAGCAGAGAATGAAAAGCCTGGTGGAGGCCTCCCATTTCGTCAGCGAAATCGCAAACTTGCGCCCATTCCTGCGCCAGCCTTTCGTGGGGGCCTCGGCCTTTGCCCACAAGGGAGGCGTGCATGTGAGCGCCGTGCGCAAGGATGCCCGAACCTATGAACACATCAAGCCCGAGGCAGTGGGCAACGTGCAGCGCATCCTGCTCTCGGACCTGGCCGGACGCAGCAACCTGCTGACCAAGGCCGAGCAGTTCGGCTACCCCCTGGACAAGGGCGATCCCCGCGTGGACCAGATCATGAAGGAGCTCAAGCTGCGCGAAAGCATGGGCTTCGAATACTCGGTCGCCGAGGCCTCCTTTGAGCTCATGTTCCATGAGGCCATCACAGGGAAAACAATCAATTACTTCAAATTCCTGAACTTCTTCGTGGCGGACGCCAAGCGGGAGGAGGACGCGGAACCCACCTCCGAGGCCACCGTCATGGTGGAGGTCGAGGACCAGATCGAGCACACCGCCGCCACGGGCATGGGCCCGGTCAACGCCCTGGACCGCGCCCTGCGCAAGGCCCTGGAGCGATTCTACCCCAACCTGGCCGACGTCCGCCTGCTGGACTTCAAGGTCCGCGTCCTGTCCGGCGCAGTGCGCGACACGGGCGGCACGGCCTCGTTTGTCCGGGTGCTCATCGAATCCGGCGACCAGTACAACCGCTGGACCACGGTGGGCGTTTCCCACAACATCATCGAGGCCAGCTGGCAGGCCGTGGTGGATTCCATCAACTTCAAGCTGCTCTGCGACGAAAAAAGGAAACTGACGCAATGA
- a CDS encoding MBL fold metallo-hydrolase: protein MTNSAPIRISILMDNTAGPGLACEWGFSTSIRTGNELWIWDAGASPKFLANAALMGIDPLEAAGLALSHGHYDHTGGIQAFREAGYQGPVFAHPGCTRKRYSVKEAGTKSIGLASPLGDFTPVADTGKLNGVITMITDIPRIPGNYQAVKGFSFSPDENIPDPVEDDAFLAIDTPKGWVIQLGCCHSGVMNSLLCARERLGVEHIHAVLGGLHLYNADTAAIEESAEACRMFGVEKLAVGHCTGEKAAKALKEMLDCEVTDLRSGMRFDF, encoded by the coding sequence ATGACGAACTCCGCTCCGATACGCATCTCCATCCTCATGGACAATACGGCAGGCCCCGGCCTGGCCTGTGAATGGGGATTTTCCACCTCCATCAGGACCGGCAACGAGCTCTGGATATGGGATGCGGGCGCATCCCCGAAGTTCCTGGCCAATGCTGCGCTCATGGGCATTGATCCGCTCGAGGCGGCAGGCCTGGCCCTGAGCCACGGCCACTACGACCATACCGGCGGAATCCAGGCCTTCCGCGAGGCTGGCTACCAGGGTCCCGTCTTTGCCCATCCCGGCTGCACCAGGAAGCGTTACAGCGTCAAGGAGGCTGGGACCAAGTCCATCGGTCTGGCCTCGCCCCTGGGGGACTTCACGCCCGTGGCCGATACCGGAAAACTCAACGGCGTGATCACCATGATCACGGACATACCGAGGATTCCCGGCAACTACCAGGCCGTGAAGGGTTTCTCGTTCAGCCCGGACGAAAACATTCCCGACCCGGTGGAGGACGACGCCTTCCTGGCCATCGACACGCCCAAGGGCTGGGTCATCCAGCTGGGCTGCTGCCATAGCGGGGTCATGAACAGCCTGCTCTGCGCCCGCGAACGCCTGGGCGTGGAACATATTCACGCGGTGCTGGGCGGCCTGCACCTCTACAACGCGGACACCGCGGCCATCGAGGAAAGCGCCGAGGCCTGCCGCATGTTCGGCGTGGAAAAACTGGCCGTGGGGCACTGCACCGGGGAAAAGGCTGCCAAGGCCCTCAAGGAGATGCTCGACTGCGAGGTCACGGACCTCCGGTCCGGCATGCGGTTCGACTTCTAG
- the gap gene encoding type I glyceraldehyde-3-phosphate dehydrogenase, translating to MATKIGINGFGRIGRYLTRILAGDKDLELVAVNARASNEDLAYLLAYDSVHGRFPGVKPTANGFSINGKEVVVTRHGEGDWTWGDMGCDLVVESTGKFNNQASCQKHMECGAKKVVISAPAKDADITVVMGVNDKDLTAQHKVISNASCTTNCLAPAAKVINDNFGIVHGIMTTVHAYTMSQRVLDGTHKDMRRGRTCGVNMVPTTTGAAKAVGLVLPELDGKLDGMSIRVPTPNVSLVDLVCELKKPTSAEEVNAALKAAADEHMGYSEEQLVSIDYTGCTFGGVIDAPMTRVLDGTQLKLIIWYDNEASFTYQLKRLVKKVASM from the coding sequence ATGGCTACGAAAATTGGTATCAATGGATTTGGACGCATCGGACGGTATCTCACGCGCATACTCGCCGGCGACAAGGACCTGGAACTGGTGGCGGTGAACGCACGAGCCTCCAATGAGGACCTGGCCTACCTGCTGGCATATGACTCGGTCCACGGGCGTTTCCCGGGCGTGAAACCCACCGCCAACGGATTCAGCATCAACGGAAAGGAAGTGGTGGTCACTCGTCACGGCGAAGGCGATTGGACCTGGGGCGACATGGGCTGTGACCTGGTGGTGGAATCCACCGGCAAGTTCAACAACCAGGCAAGCTGTCAGAAGCACATGGAGTGCGGCGCCAAAAAGGTGGTCATCTCGGCCCCGGCCAAGGACGCGGACATCACCGTGGTCATGGGCGTCAACGACAAGGATCTGACCGCCCAGCACAAGGTCATTTCCAATGCCTCCTGCACCACCAACTGCCTGGCCCCGGCCGCCAAGGTCATCAACGATAATTTCGGCATCGTGCACGGCATCATGACCACGGTGCACGCCTATACCATGAGCCAGCGCGTGCTGGACGGCACCCACAAGGACATGCGCCGGGGGCGCACCTGCGGCGTGAACATGGTGCCCACCACCACTGGCGCCGCCAAGGCCGTCGGCCTGGTTTTGCCCGAACTGGACGGCAAGCTGGACGGCATGTCCATTCGCGTGCCGACCCCCAACGTCTCCCTGGTGGACCTCGTCTGTGAGCTGAAGAAGCCCACCTCGGCCGAGGAAGTCAACGCAGCCCTCAAGGCCGCCGCCGATGAGCACATGGGTTATTCCGAAGAGCAATTGGTCTCCATCGACTACACCGGCTGCACCTTCGGCGGAGTCATCGATGCTCCCATGACCCGGGTGCTGGACGGCACCCAGCTCAAGCTTATCATTTGGTACGACAACGAAGCCAGCTTCACCTACCAGCTCAAGCGGTTGGTCAAGAAGGTCGCTTCCATGTAG
- the surE gene encoding 5'/3'-nucleotidase SurE, producing the protein MRVLLTNDDGIQAVGLRGLYRALIDAGHTVDVFAPVTEQSAVGHAVTLFMPLKVKAFQEDGFVGNGVYGTPVDCVKLGLSTLLGHTPDLVLSGINSGANVGVDILYSGTVSAATEGALMHIPSMAVSLDNFNPQNVDEQARYCVDLIPQIPWDRLPKKCVMNLNFPDCPVGEAKGLRLCPHTRASYRDWYDVREDPRGRAYYWLQGEIPKERISEDRDRALLTEKFITLTPLRFDFTDRETLDLLGACDFY; encoded by the coding sequence ATGAGAGTACTGCTGACCAACGATGATGGAATCCAGGCCGTGGGCCTGCGTGGTCTCTACCGCGCGCTCATTGATGCCGGCCACACCGTCGACGTGTTCGCCCCGGTGACGGAGCAATCCGCCGTGGGGCACGCCGTAACCCTGTTCATGCCTTTGAAGGTCAAGGCGTTTCAGGAAGACGGTTTTGTGGGAAACGGTGTCTACGGCACCCCGGTGGATTGCGTCAAGCTCGGGTTGTCCACATTGCTGGGCCATACGCCCGATCTGGTTTTGTCCGGAATCAACAGCGGCGCCAACGTGGGCGTCGACATCCTGTATTCCGGCACGGTTTCCGCAGCCACGGAAGGGGCGCTCATGCACATTCCGTCCATGGCCGTGTCCCTAGATAACTTCAACCCCCAAAACGTTGACGAACAGGCCCGGTATTGCGTCGATCTCATTCCCCAAATTCCGTGGGATCGCCTGCCGAAAAAGTGCGTCATGAACCTGAATTTCCCGGATTGTCCCGTCGGCGAGGCAAAAGGACTGCGCCTGTGCCCCCATACTCGCGCGTCCTATCGCGACTGGTACGATGTTCGGGAAGACCCCCGAGGCAGAGCCTATTACTGGCTCCAGGGTGAGATCCCCAAAGAACGGATCAGCGAGGACCGCGACCGCGCGCTGCTCACCGAGAAGTTCATCACCCTGACCCCCCTGCGGTTCGATTTCACGGACCGTGAAACCCTTGATCTGTTGGGAGCGTGTGATTTTTACTGA
- a CDS encoding 3'-5' exoribonuclease YhaM family protein, producing MTQKIQYIRDLSPGNQVSDLFILSTANMGQSRNGPYWNVAFQDATGQLEGKIWSPKSLEYQSLEPGKIVLVHGTVESYRDRLQLKVDHLDLNPSTNGGLDLADFMPASKVPPAQLMETIEDLITEHMKHKPWKKFCRKVLRNEEYHERLLTAPGAKTVHHAYVGGLLEHSLSVACLCMSICDNYPDLDRQTLLAGAIFHDLGKAWELSGGLVNDYTDEGRLMGHIQIGIEKLEPFLAKARDLDQGLKLHLKHLITSHHGEHEFGSPVRPKTPEAFILHHADNMDAKLNMIQAAYEDMEQAGQSWSPYMRFLERNIFRPTPTPDPNNKNRNKTENQCLLPLKA from the coding sequence GTGACACAGAAAATACAATATATTCGCGACTTGTCGCCTGGAAACCAGGTGAGCGACCTCTTCATCCTGTCAACGGCCAACATGGGCCAGTCACGGAACGGTCCGTACTGGAACGTGGCCTTCCAGGACGCAACCGGACAATTGGAAGGAAAGATCTGGAGCCCCAAGAGCCTGGAATACCAATCGCTGGAGCCGGGAAAGATCGTCCTTGTCCACGGCACCGTGGAAAGCTACCGGGACAGGCTCCAGCTCAAGGTGGACCACCTGGATCTCAACCCGTCCACCAACGGCGGCCTCGACCTCGCGGACTTCATGCCCGCCAGCAAGGTGCCGCCCGCGCAGCTCATGGAAACCATCGAGGACCTCATCACCGAGCACATGAAGCACAAGCCGTGGAAGAAATTCTGCCGCAAGGTGCTGCGCAACGAGGAATACCATGAACGGCTGCTCACGGCTCCGGGAGCCAAGACCGTGCACCACGCCTATGTGGGCGGCCTGCTGGAGCATAGCCTGTCCGTGGCCTGTCTGTGCATGTCCATCTGCGACAACTATCCGGACCTGGACCGCCAGACCCTGCTGGCCGGGGCCATCTTCCACGACCTGGGCAAGGCCTGGGAGCTTTCCGGCGGGCTGGTCAACGACTATACCGACGAAGGCCGCCTCATGGGGCACATCCAGATCGGCATCGAAAAACTGGAACCGTTCCTGGCCAAGGCGCGGGACCTCGACCAGGGTCTCAAGCTGCATCTCAAGCATCTGATCACCAGCCATCACGGCGAGCACGAGTTCGGCTCCCCGGTGCGCCCCAAGACGCCCGAGGCCTTCATCCTGCACCATGCCGACAACATGGACGCCAAGCTGAACATGATCCAGGCCGCCTACGAGGACATGGAGCAGGCCGGCCAAAGCTGGTCGCCCTACATGCGTTTCCTGGAACGCAACATCTTCCGCCCCACCCCGACCCCGGACCCGAACAACAAGAACAGGAACAAGACGGAGAACCAATGTTTGTTACCTTTGAAGGCATAG
- the tmk gene encoding dTMP kinase, whose amino-acid sequence MFVTFEGIEGTGKTTQITKLKEYFESMGREVFLTLEPGGSRIGTELRKMLLHVDSKDITSITELFLYLADRAQHIAQVIKPELEAGKVVISDRFADSTVCYQGYGRGLDPKLLHQLNEVAVDGCWPDLTILLDIDVEVGLKRAMTRNMRDGKTQEEGRFEQEHLSFHSRVREGYLTWAALNRDRIKVADASGTPDEVFANIKRLVDTKLAG is encoded by the coding sequence ATGTTTGTTACCTTTGAAGGCATAGAAGGCACCGGCAAGACCACCCAGATCACGAAACTCAAGGAATACTTCGAATCCATGGGACGCGAGGTCTTCCTGACGCTGGAGCCGGGCGGCAGCCGGATCGGCACCGAGCTGCGCAAAATGCTCCTTCATGTGGACAGCAAGGACATCACCTCCATCACCGAACTGTTCCTGTACCTGGCCGACCGCGCCCAGCACATCGCCCAGGTCATCAAGCCCGAGCTGGAAGCCGGGAAGGTGGTCATCTCCGACCGCTTTGCCGACTCCACGGTCTGCTACCAGGGCTATGGCCGGGGCCTGGACCCCAAGCTGCTCCACCAGCTGAACGAAGTGGCCGTGGACGGCTGCTGGCCCGACCTGACCATCCTGCTGGACATCGACGTGGAAGTGGGCCTCAAACGGGCCATGACCCGCAATATGCGCGACGGCAAGACCCAAGAGGAAGGCCGTTTCGAGCAGGAGCACCTCTCCTTCCACAGCCGGGTGCGCGAAGGCTACCTGACTTGGGCGGCACTGAACCGGGACCGCATCAAGGTGGCGGACGCCTCCGGCACGCCCGACGAGGTCTTCGCCAACATCAAGCGCCTGGTTGACACCAAGCTGGCAGGTTAG
- a CDS encoding amino acid ABC transporter permease, which translates to MPEGVCSLARNNTHRGHDFLVDTCMYLAVMAGFVWLLASGSERLGYNWQWYQVPQYICTWDNGFTPGLLLKGLWVTFKITGVSLVLAFAIGLGTALCRMSRSFMAHAIARAYMELIRNSPLLIQLFFIYFVIAPIFDMGAFWSAVWALSLFEGAYASEIFRAGITSIHTGQFEAGRSLGMSPYTLYRHIILPQAIRRILPPLTSQAVSLVKDSALVATISIYDLTMQGMTIVSETFLTFEIWFTVAAIYLAVTLILSRIVAVLEQRMNGMYNP; encoded by the coding sequence ATGCCCGAAGGCGTCTGCTCCCTGGCCCGGAACAACACCCACCGGGGCCATGACTTTCTCGTGGATACCTGCATGTACCTGGCGGTCATGGCCGGGTTCGTCTGGCTTCTCGCCTCGGGCTCGGAACGCCTGGGCTACAACTGGCAGTGGTATCAGGTCCCCCAATACATCTGCACCTGGGACAACGGCTTCACTCCCGGCCTCCTGCTCAAGGGCCTGTGGGTGACATTCAAGATCACGGGCGTCAGCCTGGTGCTGGCCTTTGCCATCGGGCTGGGCACGGCCCTGTGCCGCATGAGCCGCTCCTTCATGGCCCACGCCATCGCCCGGGCCTATATGGAGCTCATCCGCAACTCCCCCCTGCTCATCCAGTTGTTCTTCATCTATTTCGTCATCGCCCCCATTTTCGACATGGGCGCATTCTGGTCCGCGGTCTGGGCCCTGAGCCTGTTCGAAGGGGCCTATGCCTCGGAGATATTCCGGGCGGGCATCACCTCCATTCACACGGGCCAGTTCGAGGCGGGACGCAGCCTGGGCATGTCCCCCTATACGCTCTACCGGCACATCATCCTGCCCCAGGCCATCCGGCGCATCCTGCCGCCGCTGACCAGCCAGGCCGTCTCCCTGGTCAAGGATTCCGCCCTGGTGGCGACCATCTCCATCTACGACCTGACCATGCAGGGAATGACCATTGTCTCGGAAACGTTCCTGACGTTTGAAATCTGGTTTACCGTCGCCGCCATCTACCTCGCGGTCACCCTGATCCTTTCCCGGATCGTCGCGGTGCTGGAGCAGCGGATGAACGGTATGTACAACCCATAA
- a CDS encoding transporter substrate-binding domain-containing protein codes for MTIWRTITTGLITLIAILGVSHVSLAAPAETRQNLAKESTLEAIMQRGAIRVGFDTFKPWAMKDKKGEYIGFEIDVARKLAEDMGVKIRFVPTQWAGIIPALQTGKFDVIIGGMSVTPKRNLKVNFSIPYEFSGMSIIANSAKAKGFDSLDDFNKPEVTVIVRLGTTAHVAARNFLPKATLKVFSEESQTIQELLNGRGHALVASNPLPRTLAKEYEGKLFLPLKDDFTREPIAFAVRKSDMDFLNFLNNWIRVNFASGWLQNRYDYWFNDNEWESLIQ; via the coding sequence ATGACCATCTGGAGAACCATCACCACCGGCCTGATCACCCTGATCGCAATCCTGGGCGTCTCCCACGTCTCCCTTGCGGCCCCGGCAGAGACGCGGCAGAATCTGGCAAAGGAAAGCACCCTGGAAGCCATCATGCAGCGCGGCGCCATCCGCGTGGGCTTCGACACCTTCAAGCCGTGGGCCATGAAGGATAAAAAGGGAGAATACATCGGTTTCGAGATCGACGTGGCCCGCAAGCTGGCCGAGGACATGGGCGTGAAGATCCGCTTCGTGCCCACCCAGTGGGCAGGCATCATCCCGGCCCTGCAGACCGGCAAGTTCGATGTCATCATCGGCGGCATGAGCGTGACCCCCAAGCGCAACCTCAAGGTCAACTTTTCCATTCCCTACGAATTCTCCGGAATGTCCATCATCGCCAACAGCGCCAAGGCCAAGGGGTTCGACAGTCTTGACGACTTCAACAAGCCCGAGGTGACGGTCATCGTCCGCCTGGGCACCACCGCCCATGTGGCGGCCCGCAACTTCCTGCCCAAGGCCACCCTCAAGGTCTTCAGCGAGGAATCCCAGACCATCCAGGAACTGCTGAATGGCCGAGGACATGCCCTGGTGGCCTCCAACCCGCTTCCCCGGACCCTTGCCAAGGAGTACGAGGGCAAGCTGTTCCTGCCGCTCAAGGACGACTTCACCCGGGAACCCATCGCCTTTGCCGTGCGCAAGAGCGACATGGATTTCCTGAACTTCCTGAACAACTGGATTCGCGTGAACTTCGCCTCCGGCTGGCTCCAGAACCGTTACGACTACTGGTTCAACGACAATGAATGGGAAAGCCTGATCCAGTAG
- a CDS encoding amino acid ABC transporter permease has translation MRRGAIRFTRLDAVLLLLVLGAGAFVLHRASVGLEYHWKWSVIPQFILWKDAASGQWFPGMLLKGLFTTLRLSLWSGLLATLIGIAAGLLRVSPRLFWRQLSGTYVGLVRNTPPLVIVFVFYFFIGDQIMNALGMVDIAYELAETPRPVLEMLLGPTEQLPQLLSAIITIALFEGAYIAEIVRAGIESVETGQWEASCALGFTRFQQMTHIILPQALQRMLPALAGQFISTVKDSAIVAVISIQELTFQGLQLMTTTYRTFETWITILAMYFVLTLLCSLLVRRLELRMARKA, from the coding sequence ATGCGCCGCGGCGCAATCAGATTCACGCGGCTGGACGCGGTATTGCTCCTGCTTGTCCTGGGTGCGGGAGCATTCGTGCTCCACCGGGCCTCGGTGGGCCTGGAGTACCACTGGAAATGGTCGGTCATCCCCCAGTTCATCCTCTGGAAGGACGCCGCATCCGGCCAGTGGTTCCCCGGCATGCTGCTCAAGGGACTGTTCACCACCCTGCGGCTCAGCCTCTGGAGCGGCCTGCTGGCGACCCTCATCGGAATCGCCGCGGGCCTGCTCCGGGTCAGCCCCAGGCTGTTCTGGAGGCAACTCTCCGGGACCTACGTGGGGCTGGTGCGCAACACCCCGCCCCTGGTCATCGTCTTTGTCTTCTATTTCTTCATCGGCGACCAGATCATGAACGCCCTAGGCATGGTGGACATTGCCTACGAGCTGGCGGAAACGCCCCGCCCTGTCCTGGAAATGCTGCTGGGACCCACGGAGCAGCTGCCCCAGTTGCTTTCGGCCATCATCACCATCGCCCTGTTCGAAGGGGCCTATATCGCGGAGATCGTGCGCGCGGGCATCGAATCCGTGGAAACCGGCCAATGGGAGGCGTCGTGCGCCCTGGGGTTTACCCGGTTCCAGCAGATGACCCACATCATCCTGCCCCAGGCCCTGCAACGCATGCTCCCGGCCCTGGCGGGCCAGTTCATCTCCACGGTCAAGGACTCGGCTATCGTGGCGGTCATCTCCATCCAGGAACTCACCTTCCAGGGATTGCAGCTCATGACCACCACCTACCGGACCTTCGAGACCTGGATCACCATCCTGGCCATGTATTTCGTCCTGACCCTCCTGTGCTCCCTCCTGGTGCGCAGGCTGGAATTGCGCATGGCCAGAAAGGCCTGA
- a CDS encoding glutaredoxin family protein — translation MSKDVNVYALSTCIHCRNAKKYLDECGIKYNCVFVDKLEGQERKDTIARVKEHNPAVSFPTIIIGDSVVVGFNKDKIDKALKD, via the coding sequence ATGAGCAAGGACGTCAACGTCTATGCGCTGAGCACCTGCATTCACTGCAGGAACGCGAAGAAATATCTTGATGAATGCGGCATCAAGTACAACTGCGTATTTGTGGACAAGCTGGAAGGCCAGGAACGAAAGGACACCATCGCCAGGGTCAAGGAACACAACCCGGCGGTTTCGTTTCCCACCATCATCATTGGAGATTCCGTGGTGGTGGGCTTCAACAAAGACAAAATCGACAAGGCATTGAAAGACTGA